The stretch of DNA CATTGCCGGAGCGAATGGAAGCAAAGAGTTCGTCGTGCTCCACCTGATACATGTCCTTGGTCGGCCCTTCGTAAACCCAGGAGTTCTCGCCCGTAATTTCCACCGGCGCTCTGGGTCGCACACCAACCATGCCGTTGCCTTTGGTGCCCATGAGATAATCGGCGTTCTGGCTGTAGCAGCCGCTGATCTGGCGCTGCCCCATGAACGCGCGGACGCCGCCCGGATATTCGTAATTCACCTCCAAGTGGTCGTAGATGTTGCCTTCGTGATTGGGCGTCTGCCGACCGCCGACGGCCACGGCTTTGAGCGGCGGCTTGTCGTGCATGGCCCAGGCGATCTTATCCACGCTGTGGACGGCCTGCTCGACCAGCCCATCGCCGCCGAGCCAGACAAAGTTATACCAGTTGCGAATCTGCCACTCCACATCGCTCATGCCCGGTTTACGGGAACTGGCGGGCGGCATCGGTTTGACCGGGCCGGTGTAGTACGTGGCGTAAATCGCTTTGATGTCCCCGATCGCGCCGGCCAGCACGCGTTTGTAAAACTCGCGCCGCGGATAATCGTAGCGCCAGCAAAAGCCGGCCACGAGCGCGAGATTTTTCTTTTTCGCTTCCTCCACCGAGGCGAGCACGGAGCGCACGCCCGGCGCGTCGGTCGCCACCGGTTTCTCGGAGAAGATGTGTTTGCCCGCGTCCACCGCGGCCTTGAGATGTTGCGGACGAAAGCCCGGCGGCGTCGCGAGAATCACGACATCCACGCCGCTGTCGATCACCTTCTGAAACCCATCCAAGCCAACGAAGCAATGGTCGGGCGCGACCTGGACTTTGTCGCCGATTTCCTTTTTGAGCGTGGCCAGGCTGTTATTCAGTTGGTTTTCGAAAACGTCGGCCATCGCGGTGAGGACGACGTTCGAGTCTGCGTTCAAAGCCTGGTTGGCGGCGCCGGTGCCGCGCCCGCCGCAGCCAATCAATCCGACCTTCAACTTTTTGGTGTTGGGCGCGCCGGACGCGATGGATGGGAAGCCGAGGGGTGAAACCAAAGCGCCACCCAAAACGGCGACAGAAGAGGTCTTGAGAAAATCCCGGCGCGAAGTCTGTTTGTCTGAAATCTGGTTCATAATATTCTGCAGATAAATGTGTTCATAGCCTTAATCTGGAATCGCGATTCGTCAAGCCAAGAGGATGTGACAGCAACGCAGCTGGGCAGATCTCCGCAGATCTCCATTTACTTCTATCGGGACAGTAGCTTCTCGACAACAGCACTACTGGTTTTTCGACCATTTTCAGGCGGGCGTTTCTCGTCCAAGCAAACGACTGAATCCTTGCTAGGGACATACTTCGCGACCAATTGTCCAAAGGCTCGGATTTCGATTTCGCCTCCTGCCTTAGCGGGGCGCAGCGAGCATCCCCACCAAAATGAATCCTCATCGCCTAAGGTGAATTTGTAGCAATCCCCACTTGGCTCGACACGATAGAGAAAAACGTGATAAGCATCGATCACTTCCCCGGTACGGTGCGCGACAACACAAAACTTTTGGCCGTTTGTCAGAGTCAGTTTCGAACAGAGGACATCGTCGCCAGCTTTGACACCGATAGGTCCCCAATGTCCCAAACGCACCAAGCTAAGGATCAACAAAAGTGCAAGCACCCCGATTGTTCCTATTTTCATCCTTATGCTGCTCATAAAACCAACGCGAATTGATCGACCGATTTTGAAAGTGTTTCATTTCAGTGCCGCGATCAAATAAAAAATCCCCGCCACGGAGATGGCCGCTGAACCGTAGCGCAAGGCGCGCCCACCTTCGCGGGCACACACGCTTTCTCATGGTGTTTCGATTCTACAGCGCCAATCCCGTTGACTCACTGACCTGATTGAATCAATCGAACCACCGCGTCGCGAATGGTCGAAAATGTCGCCGATTTCAATGCGCCGATTTGGCCGGCCACCAAACTCGCGTGCGCCGTGAAGAGTTTGCCCGGTCTCGCAAAGCTGGTGACACGCAACGAACCGTGAGCGAAGTCGGCAGCGGCGACATGAATCGCGCGCGGGTCGCCGTAGGATTTGCTGGTGATCTGACATAGCAACCAATCGCCGCGACCGGCGTGCGCCAGCACCACAGCGGGTCGCAGTTTGGACTGGCTCAGGTCTGAAAAGGGGAACTGAACGATCACGACTTGCCCGGCTGCAAGTATGCCCATGCGGCGTCCTCCTCGGCACGATTCCAGTCCTCGGCCAACGCCGCCTCGCTCAGCAGCGCGGTTTCGTGAGCGTCCGGCGCTTCTTCGAGAATGGTGACCAGCGCGCGAGTTGGGAAGGCCACGTGCACCGGTTCAATCAACCTTACCTCACCCGTCGGTTCAATGATCGCCTCGACTGTTTTCATCTTGGTTCACACCATAGCCCGACCACGGGCATCCGCAAGTGGTAAACCTCGCATCCGGTGCACTCACACCGTAGCTGTTAAACGTTGTCCCCTCACCCTTCCCTCTCCCCCTCGGAGGGGGAGAGGGTGGCCGAAGGCCGGGTGAGGGGACAATCCAATCGACCGATAATTATCCACGGTTAGGATTACTCCGATCCGACGTGCTTGGCGACTGGTGGTTCTTTTTATCTTAACGCAGCGACCAAATAAAAAATCCCCGCCACGGAGATGGCCGCTGAACCGTAGCGCAACGCGCGCGCGGCGATTTGATTTCGTCCGGTTTCGTCCACTTGTGTCGCGCGCGCCAGTTTCAAGGCGCAGAAAACCGGCAGCACCACGATCTGGTGTCCCACCTCGACGCCCACGCTGAACGCGACGATGGCCAGTCCGACCGTCAGGCCCGCCATGCCTTCCATGGCGCTCAACAATCCGCCCGCAAAGCCGAGTCCATGAAACAGACCAAAGAAGAATGCGACGGCGAGCCGCGACCAACCGCGCGTGCGCTCCGGCCAAAAGACGTTTTGCAGGGCCACAAAGACGATGCTCGCGGCAATCATCGGTTCGACCACGCTCGACGGCAACCGGACGAGATCGAGCACGGCCAGCGTCAGGGTGATGGTGTGGGCCAGCGTGAACGCGGTGACGACTTTGACGAGATCCCAAAGTGTCACCGTCGCCAGCACCAGCGCGCCGATGAACAGCAGATGATCATAGCCGCTCAAGATATGCATGATCCCGTGGCGCAAATAGTCTTTAATCATGCGCCATTTCTCCAGCCGCGGCGCGCGCGATTGATGGCCGGCGGTGTCGGCCTTCCAGTCGCAGATGTAGTCGAGCGGCTCTTTGAAGGTGAGCAGCAGTCCTTCGGTGGATTGCCGTTCGTGTTGGCCGATGCGCACGACGTAAGTGGCTTCCCATGGATTGCCGGGCGCGTAATTAAATTCGCGGAGCACGTCTTGTTGGATGCGGACTTTTTGCGGCACCGCAGTCGTGGCGAATTCAAAATCATAAATCACGCGGTCGGTGGAAGTTTCACCCTCTCCGCTGCGTAGTGGAGGAGAGGGCCGGGGAGAGGAGACGTCATTTTCTGGCTGGCCCTTCTCGATGAACCTGCCACCGACCGGCCCACCCCTGACCCCTCCCAGGAGGGGATCAATCCCCGGTGCGGTGCTCCCCTCCTGGGAGGGGCGAGGGGTGGGTTCAGGGGTTCGATTCGCGTAATCTGTTTCTCGGAAGGTCGTGTCACCGAGTTTCCGCGCGCTGCTGCCCGGCTCGATGAGGTTTACGAGACGGCCGGAGAGAAGCTGACCGTCAGCCGAGACTTTGAAATGTTTGAGCAGATATTGGGCGTGCTTCTTCCACACGTCTGTGAAGGGAACGCCTTTGTCGTCGCCGGTGGCACCGAGCGCGCTGGAGACAAAAACCTCTTCGGTCGTCACGCGCATGTGGAAGGTGATTTTGTCGGGAAAGATTTCCACCACCAGAGAGTTTTGCGAAACGGGATGGGCGAAGGCCGAGTGTTCAGTCACGAGCCATGAAAGCAGGAGGAGAATGACGAATCTTGCAATGACCGATTGACGATGCCCCCTCACCATGCACCTGCTGCCAACCCACCCACCCCTTTCCCCATCCGAGGAGGAGAGGGTGAAACCGGCGTCCACGCAAAGTTGAAGGATTATCCGCTTCATCAATGAACGTGAAATCAAATTGCCCTTACAACTTTACCTCTTCAAGCAGCGACATCATTTCGTTTTCGCCAGCGGTTGAGTCGCCAGAAAAAGATGCCGAAAAAAATCGCGCCGCAACCATTGACGCCGACGGTGTAGCCGAGTTTGTAAGTAAGGCCGGTGTTGTCCTGCGCGTAAATCGGCACATCGACCCCGACGAGCAGATTGGGAAGGGCGAGGGGCATCATTGCCCCTTGAACGATCCCTTGAACCAAGCCGGCGGGGTGGGTGCTTTCGTTGATCGCCACCGAAACGCGTTTCAGTGTCCAGCCGATCGCTGCCGCCAGGAGCAAGGCCAGGATCAGCCGCGGCAGAAATCGCTTCCCCCAACGCGGCGCGGCGACTTTGGCTTGTGTGTCCGACATGGTTTCCGTAGAGCAAGAGCATGTTTTTGAGCCAGCGCGCCATGCAAGCAGAATATTCTGATGCCGCGGATCGTTCGGCTGCCGAAGTGGCGGATGGGTATCGCCAACTGGCGCGGGCGAACCGGGTTTTTCGTTTCGCACATCCATTCGAATATCTGCTGCCGCGATTGCTGGGCAAGGAACGTTGCCGGTCTCTCGCCTTGTTGGACCTGGGCGCGGGCGATGGTTCGATGGGAAATCAACTTGCGCGTTGGGCAGCACGACAGGGATGGGACTGGCGCTTCACCAACCTGGACACCAATGGCCACGCTCTGCGTCTGAATTCGCCGCGGCGCAATGTCGCTGGCTCGGTGCTGGCGCTGCCGTTTCGCGATGCGAGCTTCGACGTGGTGATGGCGTCGCAAATGACGCATCACTTGGCTGGCGAGGCAGAAGTCGTCACGCATTTTCGCGAAGCGTGGCGCGTGACGCGCACAGCGCTGGTCTTGAGCGATCTGCACCGCAATGCAGGTTTGTATGCGCTGGTCTGTTTCTGGGTTTTTGCGCTGGGCTTGTCGCCCCGGGTCCGCAGCGATGGGATGCTTTCCGTGCGCCGGGGATTTCGCGTTGCAGAATGGCGAAGTTTCGCGCAGCAAGCCGGGATTCCGCAGGCCAGCACGTGGCTCTATCTCGGCATGCGCATCATGCTGCACGCGCGGAAGGCGGCGTGATTTCAGTTCCCCGATTTCAATTCTGAAGCATTGCGACGCATCCGCCACCACCAGCGAAACCAGCGGCGGGTGTCCTGCAACGGACGGATTTTGCTCTTCTCATCCTGATAAATCACCTTGATGGGAATGAAATGAACGCGATGACCGGCGGCGGCGAAGGCGAGCAGAATCTCGGACTCGATTTCGAAATGAGTCGTGTCGAGCTGGAGCGTGGACCAGACATCGAGTCGCATCAGGCGGAAGCCGCATTGCGTGTCGGGCAAAGGTTGGCCCGCCATTCTTGAGAGACGCCGGCTCATCCAGCGATTGACCTGTCGGCGCAGCCACGGCATGTGCAGGGGATTGTTCATGCGATTGCCAACGACCAGC from Verrucomicrobiota bacterium encodes:
- a CDS encoding Gfo/Idh/MocA family oxidoreductase, which encodes MNQISDKQTSRRDFLKTSSVAVLGGALVSPLGFPSIASGAPNTKKLKVGLIGCGGRGTGAANQALNADSNVVLTAMADVFENQLNNSLATLKKEIGDKVQVAPDHCFVGLDGFQKVIDSGVDVVILATPPGFRPQHLKAAVDAGKHIFSEKPVATDAPGVRSVLASVEEAKKKNLALVAGFCWRYDYPRREFYKRVLAGAIGDIKAIYATYYTGPVKPMPPASSRKPGMSDVEWQIRNWYNFVWLGGDGLVEQAVHSVDKIAWAMHDKPPLKAVAVGGRQTPNHEGNIYDHLEVNYEYPGGVRAFMGQRQISGCYSQNADYLMGTKGNGMVGVRPRAPVEITGENSWVYEGPTKDMYQVEHDELFASIRSGNVINDGVRLAHSTLLAIMGRMAAYTGQEITWEMALNSQERLVPENLDWNGSLAVSPMATPGQTKFV
- a CDS encoding type II toxin-antitoxin system PemK/MazF family toxin; this encodes MGILAAGQVVIVQFPFSDLSQSKLRPAVVLAHAGRGDWLLCQITSKSYGDPRAIHVAAADFAHGSLRVTSFARPGKLFTAHASLVAGQIGALKSATFSTIRDAVVRLIQSGQ
- a CDS encoding HupE/UreJ family protein: MKRIILQLCVDAGFTLSSSDGERGGWVGSRCMVRGHRQSVIARFVILLLLSWLVTEHSAFAHPVSQNSLVVEIFPDKITFHMRVTTEEVFVSSALGATGDDKGVPFTDVWKKHAQYLLKHFKVSADGQLLSGRLVNLIEPGSSARKLGDTTFRETDYANRTPEPTPRPSQEGSTAPGIDPLLGGVRGGPVGGRFIEKGQPENDVSSPRPSPPLRSGEGETSTDRVIYDFEFATTAVPQKVRIQQDVLREFNYAPGNPWEATYVVRIGQHERQSTEGLLLTFKEPLDYICDWKADTAGHQSRAPRLEKWRMIKDYLRHGIMHILSGYDHLLFIGALVLATVTLWDLVKVVTAFTLAHTITLTLAVLDLVRLPSSVVEPMIAASIVFVALQNVFWPERTRGWSRLAVAFFFGLFHGLGFAGGLLSAMEGMAGLTVGLAIVAFSVGVEVGHQIVVLPVFCALKLARATQVDETGRNQIAARALRYGSAAISVAGIFYLVAALR
- a CDS encoding methyltransferase domain-containing protein yields the protein MQAEYSDAADRSAAEVADGYRQLARANRVFRFAHPFEYLLPRLLGKERCRSLALLDLGAGDGSMGNQLARWAARQGWDWRFTNLDTNGHALRLNSPRRNVAGSVLALPFRDASFDVVMASQMTHHLAGEAEVVTHFREAWRVTRTALVLSDLHRNAGLYALVCFWVFALGLSPRVRSDGMLSVRRGFRVAEWRSFAQQAGIPQASTWLYLGMRIMLHARKAA
- a CDS encoding glycosyltransferase family 2 protein; this encodes MNWAAECVVVIPCLNEAGAIESLVATVRRSLPNVIVVDDGSSDPTADLAERAGAQVIRLPGTSGKGAALNAGWRRAFERGFKWALTMDGDGQHSPDDIPGMLALAEKENAALVVGNRMNNPLHMPWLRRQVNRWMSRRLSRMAGQPLPDTQCGFRLMRLDVWSTLQLDTTHFEIESEILLAFAAAGHRVHFIPIKVIYQDEKSKIRPLQDTRRWFRWWWRMRRNASELKSGN